A stretch of Pyrenophora tritici-repentis strain M4 chromosome 7, whole genome shotgun sequence DNA encodes these proteins:
- a CDS encoding SEN2, tRNA splicing endonuclease, with the protein MKLTTLTDTVPAYIELLSPQMVDAAQPEQTSAIGETRPGDAPQQNQEKPSNGAPRKPRPKRPNYHEIHAKPLPLDVYALPAFIPHNPISIIRLAIALLSQSVWPPKSHRVSHVAYFSPETQSIHITDPASIRALWEQGFWGKGSLSRSEPQWLVAEKRRRGAQAAKTSTEVTQSRREERKQFKLERAKAQREAIEEQLRQEGKLAPDARIDEHVNPDPDGAVPSEDAAKIPIVDRVPDGQPGEDDTDAGMEVDIIDVEHLQLTPEEAFFLTYVLGVLNVVSDSNEVPTESSVPYPSWYLLRLYCAHASSPSETTDLEGTLTRLRTAYNMTKGATRPDPAMSCIPTITPDNSFLLKYVVFHHFRSLGWVVRPGIKFAVDYLLYIRGPAFTHAEFAIMIIPSYSAPYWNEQPDGATKPRGADKEQKDWWWFHRVNRVQTQVMKTLMLVYVEVPEPWDTKCMEMDGFKIDVGSVLKKYTVREVVFKRWSPSRNRD; encoded by the exons ATGAAGCTCACAACTCTCACCGACACAG TCCCGGCTTACATCGAGCTACTATCGCCGCAAATGGTTGATGCCGCCCAGCCTGAGCAAACAAGTGCGATAGGCGAGACACGCCCGGGCGACGCACCCCAGCAGAACCAAGAGAAGCCTTCCAATGGCGCTCCACGAAAACCTCGTCCAAAGCGGCCTAATTATCATGAGATACATGCCAAACCGCTTCCATTAGACGTCTATGCGTTACCCGCCTTCATTCCGCACAATCCAATCTCTATCATACGCCTCGCCATTGCTCTACTTTCACAGTCAGTGTGGCCTCCCAAATCACACCGCGTCTCTCATGTAGCCTACTTTTCTCCGGAAACTCAGTCGATTCATATCACCGACCCAGCTTCTATCCGAGCCTTGTGGGAGCAGGGCTTCTGGGGCAAAGGCTCACTCAGCCGAAGTGAGCCGCAATGGCTGGTCGCCGAGAAGCGACGACGAGGCGCGCAGGCGGCAAAGACCAGCACTGAGGTCACACAATCTAGGCGAGAAGAGCGAAAGCAGTTCAAGCTAGAAAGAGCCAAAGCTCAACGCGAGGCCATCGAGGAGCAATTACGTCAAGAAGGCAAACTTGCACCCGATGCCCGTATCGATGAACACGTAAACCCCGATCCTGATGGTGCTGTCCCGTCTGAAGATGCGGCGAAGATTCCCATAGTCGATCGCGTTCCAGATGGACAGCCGGGAGAGGATGATACTGACGCTGGTATGGAAGTCGATATCATAGACGTTGAGCACCTACAGCTCACCCCAGAGGAGGCTTTCTTTCTTACCTATGTCCTGGGTGTACTGAATGTCGTCAGTGACAGTAACGAGGTGCCAACGGAATCCTCGGTGCCATACCCTTCCTGGTACTTATTGCGTCTGTACTGCGCTCATGCATCCAGTCCGAGCGAGACCACTGACCTGGAAGGAACGTTGACTCGTTTGCGTACTGCATACAACATGACCAAAGGTGCTACGCGGCCCGACCCTGCCATGTCATGCATTCCCACCATCACACCAGACAATTCCTTCCTGCTGAAGTATGTTGTCTTCCACCATTTCCGCTCTCTAGGCTGGGTCGTACGCCCTGGTATCAAATTTGCTGTCGACTATTTGCTTTATATACGCGGGCCTGCCTTTACTCACGCAGAATTTGCTATCATGATCATCCCTTCCTATTCAGCACCTTACTGGAATGAGCAACCGGATGGCGCGACAAAGCCGAGGGGTGCGGATAAGGAGCAAAAGGATTGGTGGTGGTTTCACCGGGTCAATCGAGTGCAAACTCAGGTCATGAAAACGTTGATGCTCGTCTACGTTGAAGTACCGGAACCGTGGGACACGAAGTGCATGGAAATGGATGGTTTCAAGATAGACGTCGGTAGTGTGCTGAAAAAGTACACGGTTCGAGAGGTCGTCTTCAAGAGATGGAGTCCAAGCCGAAACAGAGATTGA
- a CDS encoding Pap-E4 domain containing protein, translating to MKLSTLVSLCLALQTHATAIPPTKNQGSFNWHTKKSLLAFGDSYTYIQGTHGHQNYSFINDNLNLAFTPAQLFANRIVQDFTGTAEDGPNWVEYLTNCGVQPGLHDPQDCAIQLWDFAYAGADVVEEAGVTPLHHNHTVSFERQVEQFVRYGNPALELIQLSKEDALVAVWIGINDINDLVGTQSRNASFAPLYEKVQKDIFKNVERVYELGYRNFLFMNLPPLDRGPGTPSVNASLVEVFNRIHVEHTDAFREEHCEATVLQFDVNGVLNRVLGEYQDYGFSNVTDFCPGYNQPDILSHPEKYVCTDLDTYFWFNSGHLTSRTHEIMTEVLREWLGGQ from the coding sequence ATGAAGCTCAGCACACTGGTATCTCTATGCCTAGCACTCCAAACACACGCGACAGCAATCCCTCCCACAAAAAACCAAGGCTCCTTCAACTGGCACACAAAAAAATCTCTCCTAGCCTTCGGCGACAGCTACACCTACATCCAAGGGACCCACGGCCACCAGAACTACTCCTTCATCAACGACAACCTAAACCTCGCCTTCACCCCCGCCCAACTCTTCGCCAACCGCATCGTCCAAGATTTCACCGGCACAGCAGAAGATGGCCCGAACTGGGTTGAATACCTTACCAACTGCGGCGTCCAACCTGGCCTCCACGACCCGCAAGACTGCGCTATCCAACTCTGGGATTTCGCATACGCAGGCGCGGATGTGGTGGAAGAAGCGGGTGTGACGCCACTGCATCACAACCACACTGTGTCATTTGAACGCCAGGTAGAGCAGTTTGTGCGATATGGTAATCCTGCGCTGGAATTGATTCAGCTGAGTAAGGAAGATGCACTGGTGGCTGTATGGATTGGAATCAACGATATTAATGATCTTGTTGGCACGCAGAGTAGAAACGCTAGTTTCGCGCCTCTGTACGAAAAGGTTCAAAAGGATATTTTCAAGAACGTTGAAAGGGTCTATGAATTGGGATATCGGAACTTTCTATTCATGAACCTCCCGCCTCTGGACCGCGGACCGGGTACGCCAAGCGTGAATGCCTCGCTTGTGGAGGTGTTCAATAGGATTCATGTGGAGCATACAGATGCGTTTCGAGAAGAACATTGCGAGGCGACGGTGTTGCAGTTTGATGTTAATGGCGTGTTGAATCGTGTGTTGGGTGAGTACCAGGACTATGGGTTTAGTAATGTCACCGACTTTTGCCCGGGGTACAATCAACCAGATATCCTATCCCACCCGGAGAAGTATGTATGTACGGATTTGGATACGTATTTTTGGTTTAACTCGGGGCATTTGACGAGTCGGACACACGAGATTATGACGGAGGTGTTGAGGGAGTGGTTGGGAGGCCAGTGA
- a CDS encoding ProP, Permease major facilitator superfamily, with translation MKKAAERDHLEDVDINAIKEQDETLQEHGEIDINDETYNKKLNRRLDLRVLPLCCWVYLLNFLDRGNIGNARVLNEETGDDMLSNTGLTPRGYALTVTLFSVAYAVFEVPSNYVMKHYIRPSLWLGILLFAWGALTIGFAGVKNSATIIVLRFLIGVFEAGFFPGIVYFITIWYRYNERAVRIALVIAFCNLAGAFGGAIAFGVGHINGAAGLQGFRWLFIIEGIITLLSAFLLIFFLPDYPTRAKWLSAAEKKFAIDRLAERGGGYNQEHASRKEILDTCFSPRMLLHYIAYIADVVPQGSFTFFTPTIVTGLGYTSIQAQLLTVPPWVVGFFVAITISYSADHFNARGWHITVASLIGGTGWLTAGLLPADAYVQRYGCLCMAAAGAFPAAPSMTNWVTCNSPSFLTLPLAIALHNSCAGIGQIIAQWIWKSNEKGEGYSTGNFVCAACSFLVAGIATGLRLWYGRMNRLERSDSRGDQRVWAL, from the exons ATGAAAAAGGCAGCAGAAAGAGATCACCTGGAAGATGTTGACATTAACGCAATCAAGGAACAAGACGAAACATTACAAGAGCATGGCGAGATCGATATCAATGACGAAACTTACAACAAGAAGCTCAACCGACGTCTCGACCTACGAGTATTGCCACTGTGTTGTTGGGTGTATCTTCTCAACTTCCTTGACAGAG GCAACATTGGAAATGCCCGAGTACTCAACGAAGAAACTGGCGATGATATGCTCAGCAACACTGGCTTGACACCTCGTGGTTACGCACTGACAGTCACACTCTTCTCTGTCGCTTACGCTGTATTCGAGGTCCCCAGCAACTACGTTATGAAGCATTATATTCGGCCATCGTTATGGCTTGGTATCCTCTTATTTGCATGGGGAGCTTTGACCATCGGATTTGCAGGTGTGAAGAACAGCGCCACGATTATCGTTTTGAGATTTCTCATCGGGGTGTTTGAAGCGGGATTCTTTCCTG GCATCGTATACTTCATAACCATCTGGTATCGCTACAACGAGCGCGCCGTCCGCATCGCCCTCGTAATCGCCTTCTGCAACCTCGCCGGCGCCTTCGGAGGCGCCATCGCCTTTGGCGTCGGCCACATCAACGGCGCCGCCGGTCTCCAAGGCTTCCGCTGGCTCTTCATCATCGAAGGAATCATCACACTCCTCTCCGCCTTCCTCCTCATATTCTTCCTTCCTGACTACCCCACACGCGCCAAATGGCTTAGTGCCGCGGAGAAGAAGTTCGCCATTGATCGCCTTGCCGAGCGCGGTGGAGGATATAACCAAGAACACGCTTCGCGAAAAGAGATTCTGGACACGTGTTTTAGTCCACGTATGCTGTTGCATTATATTGCGTATATCGCGGATGTGGTGCCTCAGGGTTCTTTTACGTTTTTTACTCCGACGATTGTTACGGGGTTGGGTTATACTTCTATTCAGGCGCAGTTGCTTACTGTACCGCCGTGGGTTGTGGGTTTCTTCGTTGCGATTACGATTTCCTACTCTGCGGATCACTTTAATGCTCGCGGGTGGCACATCACAGTTGCATCACTTATCGGCGGTACAGGTTGGCTTACAGCGGGTCTTTTGCCGGCAGATGCGTATGTGCAACGCTATGGTTGCTTATGCAtggctgctgctggtgcGTTTCCAGCTGCACCTTCCATGACGAATTGGGTCACTTGCAATTCGCCCAGCTTCCTTACTCTGCCGCTTGCAATTGCGTTGCACAATTCTTGCGCGGGTATAGGGCAGATTATCGCACAGTGGATTTGGAAGAGTAACGAGAAGGGCGAGGGGTATTCTACGGGGAACTTTGTTTGTGCGGCTTGTAGTTTTCTTGTTGCGGGTATCGCGACGGGACTGAGGCTTTGGTACGGGAGGATGAATCGGTTGGAGAGGAGTGATAGTAGAGGTGATCAGAGGGTCTGGGCATTGTAG
- a CDS encoding mitochondrial 54S ribosomal protein uL1m: MAHPRPLIYPLRGLAISPIAPISRCTSPLIAASRAEVPRIVSIPHQSIRYATTFKNNKASKRAKKTSPTFQQPDLGKLDKFSLVDAMRYIRAFEVGRNPSSSKYEMAVRLRTLRNGPAIRNRLRLPHPVKTDLRIAVIAAPDSKAAADARASGAVLIGEEDIFAQIKADKVAFDRLICTIESFPKLTKANLGRILGPKGLMPSAKAGTVVTQTAVGSIVRNMVSGAEYREKLGVIRMAVGQLGFTPEQMMENIVAFTSAIKKDISQLQGRISKEVHEVVLSSTNSPGFTLNGDFKGPNSISPKELEGPI, from the exons ATGGCGCACCCACGGCCGTTAATATATCCTTTGCGCGGCCTCGCTATTTCACCAATAGCTCCCATAAGCAGATGCACTAGCCCGTTAATCGCTGCCTCGAGAGCAGAAGTTCCGCGCATCGTCTCAATACCACATCAGTCGATACGATATGCAACCACCTTTAAGAACAATAAGGCGAGCAAGAGGGCTAAGAAGACGTCGCCAACATTCCAACAACCTGACCTGGGCAAATTGGACAAATTCTCGCTAGTGGATGCGATGCG GTATATTCGCGCCTTCGAAGTAGGCCGCAACCCGTCGTCATCAAAGTACGAAATGGCCGTCCGTCTGCGCACACTTAGGAACGGCCCCGCAATAAGAAACCGCTTACGACTCCCGCATCCTGTCAAGACGGACCTAAGAATTGCTGTCATAGCAGCGCCAGACTCGAAAGCTGCTGCTGATGCCCGGGCCTCTGGCGCTGTCCTGATAGGCGAAGAAGACATCTTTGCCCAAATCAAGGCGGACAAAGTGGCTTTCGATAGGTTAATTTGCACCATCGAGAGCTTCCCGAAGTTGACCAAGGCGAACTTGGGTCGGATACTAGGGCCCAAGGGCCTAATGCCGAGCGCGAAGGCGGGGACCGTAGTTACGCAGACAGCCGTGGGTTCGATTGTGCGTAACATGGTAAGCGGAGCAGAGTACAGGGAAAAACTGGGTGTAATTCGCATGGCAGTCGGACAGCTGGGCTTCACACCGGAACAGATGATGGAAAATATTGTGGCTTTCACGAGTGCAATAAAGAAGGATATCTCGCAGCTCCAAGGGCGCATCAGCAAGGAGGTGCATGAAGTGGTTCTCAGCTCGACAAATTCGCCAGGCTTCACCCTAAATGGAGACTTCAAGGGCCCCAATTCTATATCACCCAAGGAATTGGAAGGGCCTATATAG
- a CDS encoding COG2 multi-domain protein yields MSGFQLGDDSRSASSDEDDEDNLSTLPFATPLRRSDFLVPDFSPSEYLSTLRNRHQTLEDLRAELRSRSQLLSKELLDLVNSNYQDFLNLGNSLHGGEEKVEEVRVGLLGFRKEVDGLMEVVGSREEEVKELLDERRDVRRKIEVGRRLVDYDARLKELEAELMIETAGHETIILREDYRLVLGLEKELSEHPFVTAQAPRIAKARSTLLMDLSTALQQAKSAGSSGSGRVIKVMKIYTDMEESAEAVKLLKTLNSSTG; encoded by the exons ATGAGCGGTTTTCAG CTTGGCGACGACTCGCGCTCGGCATCCAgcgacgaagacgacgaagacAACTTGTCCACACTCCCCTTTGCGACCCCGCTTCGCCGCTCTGATTTCCTCGTCCCCGACTTTTCGCCTTCGGAATATCTTTCTACCCTGCGAAACCGCCACCAAACTCTGGAAGATTTGCGCGCCGAACTGCGCTCGCGGTCGCAACTGCTTTCCAAGGAGCTGTTGGATCTTGTCAACAGCAATTACCAGGACTTCCTCAACCTGGGAAACAGCCTGCATGGAGGCGAGGAAAAAGTAGAGGAGGTGAGGGTGGGCCTGCTGGGATTCAGGAAGGAAGTCGACGGGCTGATGGAGGTGGTGGGGTCGAGGGAAGAAGAGGTCAAGGAACTATTGGACGAGAGAAGGGATGTGAGGAGGAAGATCGAGGTAGGGAGAAGGCTGGTGGATTATGATGCTAGGCTCAAGGAACTCGAGGCAGAGCTCATGATCGAAACGGCTGGACATGAGACTATTATCCTTAGGGAAGAC TATCGCTTAGTATTGGGGCTGGAAAAGGAGTTGAGTGAACATCCGTTTGTTACGGCGCAGGCACCAAGGATAGCAAAGGCGCGTAGCACATTGCTGATGGATCTAAGTACTGCATTACAGCAGGCGAAGAGTGCAGGGTCGTCTGGGTCTGGTCGCGTCATCAAGGTTATGAAGATTTATACCGACATGGAGGAGTCAGCAGAGGCGGTCAAGCTTCTCAAGACACTCAACTCATCCACAGGATAG
- a CDS encoding NUDIX multi-domain protein, which produces MPPQPELPEPAHPDVDSMLSRRFGKEVANYFSGSPLNRVGFLRPDHQFLSSALHHQSTTFLLFNKLEPLLKSSTELARCSFSDVKPIIGDNPFEKSEDDVIAQYNSSLYIPQIIFLGLDEKKEGFVYKEHYKGQPWFAVDVTPQDSVKDEAEKLLEKVKSEGLEFSKGRMHMSLPAQEAAIYAEARHLLDWNARNPYCASCGYKTLSVNAGFKRTCPPKDIASEVNQGERPPCATRTGISNLCFPRTDPTVIMAVVSADGKRILLGRQKRWPQYWYSTLAGFLEPAESVEEAVRREVWEESGIHLGRVVIHSTQPWPYPANLMIGAVGQAIPEGETIHLGHDAELEDAKWFTAEEVREALRVGTSGLGEEAGSEYKEGGLRLPPKTAIANQLMTAVVNGFASGSPMI; this is translated from the exons ATGCCACCGCAACCTGAGCTTCCTGAGCCAGCGCATCCAGACGTCGATTCGATGCTGAGCCGTAGGTTTGGAAAGGAAGTCGCGAACTACTTCTCCG GCTCACCGCTAAACCGCGTGGGCTTCCTACGTCCCGACCACCAATTCCTTTCCTCTGCGCTCCACCACCAAAGCACTACctttcttctcttcaacAAACTTGAGCCTCTTCTCAAATCCAGCACTGAACTCGCGCGCTGCTCTTTCTCAGACGTTAAACCCATCATTGGCGATAACCCGTTTGAGAAATCGGAAGACGATGTTATTGCGCAGTACAACTCGAGTCTCTACATCCCACAGATAATATTCCTCGGGCTTGACGAGAAGAAAGAAGGCTTCGTATACAAGGAGCACTACAAAGGCCAGCCATGGTTCGCCGTCGACGTCACACCGCAGGACAGTGTAAAAGACGAGGCGGAGAAGTTGTTAGAGAAAGTAAAGAGCGAGGGCTTAGAATTCAGTAAAGGGAGAATGCATATGAGTCTCCCAGCTCAAGAAG CGGCCATTTACGCAGAAGCCCGCCACCTCCTCGACTGGAATGCCCGAAACCCCTACTGCGCTTCCTGCGGCTACAAAACGCTCTCCGTTAACGCCGGTTTTAAGCGTACATGCCCTCCGAAAGACATTGCGTCCGAAGTCAACCAGGGTGAACGCCCGCCTTGCGCTACCAGAACCGGAATCTCAAACCTCTGCTTCCCCCGTACAGACCCCACCGTCATCATGGCTGTAGTGTCTGCCGATGGAAAGAGAATTTTGCTAGGACGGCAAAAGAGATGGCCGCAGTACTGGTACTCTACGCTCGCTGGGTTCCTTGAACCGGCAGAGAGCGTGGAGGAGGCGGTGCGTCGCGAAGTTTGGGAAGAGTCTGGTATCCATCTCGGAAGAGTGGTTATTCATTCTACGCAGCCGTGGCCGTATCCCGCCAATTTGATGATTGGCGCTGTGGGCCAGGCGATTCCCGAGGGAGAGACGATTCATTTAGGACATGATGCTGAGCTTGAGGATGCCAAGTGGTTTACGGCGGAGGAAGTGAGGGAAGCGTTGAGGGTAGGTACTAGTGGATTGGGCGAGGAGGCCGGGTCTGAATACAAGGAAGGTGGATTGAGGTTGCCACCCAAGACAGCTATTGCGAATCAGCTTATGACAGCTGTGGTAAATGGGTTTGCAAGTGGGAGTCCCATGATCTAG
- a CDS encoding CysK, Cysteine synthase — translation MFRTAARSIAASAWRNAESFSQIEAAHQTAINISKAQGIGQRGFIDAIGKTPLIRLKRLSEETGCNVLGKAEFQNPGGSVKDRAALFVVENAERQGLLKPGGTVIEGTAGNTGIGLAHVCRSKGYRLVIYMPNTQSQGKIDLLRLLGAEVYPVPAVAFDNPENYNHQAKRHAERLENAVWTNQFDNVANRQAHIETTGPEIWHQTGGKLDAFTCATGTGGSLAGVTRYLKEKSDGRVKSFLADPPGSVLHSYIQSGGKLQERAGGSITEGIGQGRVTENLKPDIDLLDGSLHISDEKTIEMVYRCLDEEGLYLGASSCLNVVAAKEVAEKMGKGSTVVTLLCDGAYRYADRLFSKKWLEQKKLYDAIPERLRRYIVLE, via the exons ATGTTCAGGACTGCGGCGCGAAGCATTGCCGCTTCTGCATGGCGCAATGCAGAGAGCTTTAGTCAAATAGAGGCAGCACACCAAACTGCAATTAACATTTCAAAGGCACAAGGCATTGGTCAGCGGGGCTTCATTGACG CAATTGGAAAGACACCCCTCATCCGTCTCAAGCGCCTCTCCGAGGAAACTGGCTGCAACGTGCTGGGAAAAGCCGAATTCCAAAACCCCGGTGGCTCAGTCAAAGACCGCGCAGCCCTCTTCGTCGTCGAGAATGCCGAACGTCAAGGCCTCCTTAAGCCCGGTGGTACCGTCATCGAAGGCACAGCCGGAAACACTGGCATTGGTCTTGCGCATGTTTGCCGCTCAAAAGGCTACCGACTAGTTATCTACATGCCAAACACGCAGTCGCAAGGCAAGATTGATTTACTGCGATTGCTCGGCGCTGAAGTCTACCCCGTACCGGCCGTCGCATTCGATAACCCGGAGAACTACAACCACCAGGCGAAGCGACATGCGGAGAGACTAGAGAATGCTGTCTGGACGAACCAGTTCGATAACGTGGCGAATCGCCAGGCGCATATTGAGACTACAGGCCCGGAGATTTGGCATCAGACGGGAGGGAAGCTGGATGCTTTTACCTGTGCGACGGGCACCGGAGGCTCGCTCGCTGGTGTAACCCGATACTTGAAGGAAAAGAGTGATGGTAGGGTTAAGAGCTTTTTGGCAGATCCACCAGGTTCGGTGCTACACTCGTATATTCAGAGTGGTGGTAAGCTCCAAGAGAGAGCTGGAGGTTCCATCACAGAGGGTATCGGTCAGGGTCGCGTAACAGAGAATTTGAAGCCAGACATTGACCTCCTGGACGGCTCATTGCACATCAGTGACGAGAAGACCATTGAGATGGTATACAGGTGTCTGGATGAGGAGGGTCTTTACCTCGGAGCTAGCTCATGCTTGAACGTCGTTGCCGCCAAGGAGGTAGCTGAGAAGATGGGCAAGGGATCGACCGTCGTTACACTGCTATGTGATGGCGCGTACAGGTATGCCGATCGCCTATTCTCGAAGAAGTGGCTCGAGCAGAAGAAGCTGTACGACGCGATACCCGAGCGGTTACGAAGGTACATTGTTCTAGAATAG